A genomic region of Methanomassiliicoccales archaeon contains the following coding sequences:
- a CDS encoding ACT domain-containing protein: MLPRTIIRCMWSSLSKHFGRYPSQGRVARMLLELGLRIDSGDIYCGEIKLADIAVGRAAGVDRRIVRATVETIQDSEELMRVFGRLRPTALLRDVAPVMGWSAIEIVPVNAQIPGIIADVTGVIAKAGISIRQAIVSDPELSSEPRLYVITGSAVPPELIPDIKACRGVKSVIIH; this comes from the coding sequence ATGCTTCCGCGCACAATCATCCGATGCATGTGGAGCTCACTATCGAAGCACTTCGGTCGATATCCCTCTCAAGGTCGGGTAGCGCGCATGCTGCTGGAGTTAGGGCTGCGCATCGACAGCGGCGACATCTACTGCGGCGAGATCAAGCTGGCGGACATCGCTGTCGGTCGAGCTGCTGGCGTGGATAGGCGTATCGTTCGAGCCACGGTGGAGACGATCCAGGACAGCGAGGAGCTGATGAGAGTCTTCGGCCGCCTGCGACCGACCGCTCTTCTCCGGGACGTCGCCCCGGTGATGGGCTGGTCTGCCATAGAGATCGTGCCGGTGAACGCCCAGATACCGGGCATCATCGCCGACGTCACTGGGGTCATAGCCAAGGCGGGCATAAGCATCCGTCAGGCCATCGTCTCGGACCCGGAGTTGAGCTCTGAGCCGAGGCTCTACGTCATCACAGGTTCCGCCGTGCCCCCCGAGCTCATCCCGGACATCAAGGCCTGTCGGGGAGTCAAGAGCGTGATCATTCACTAG
- a CDS encoding DMT family transporter, which produces MAAEMRKAYMALVAGVICFSFSSILIRYSEAPAPAIAAYRMLLASLIIAPLALIRSRKEIASLQRRDLLFLLAAGCVFALHFLFFVSAVKMTSVASATILINAHPIIVVILAFATLHEGSKYTTAGAVVGVLGICAISIADMGSNNLLGDVLAILGAGMEAVYIILTRFMRRRIGIFAFVLIVNFVCALTLIGICIGGGVPLWPYSERELLIFLGMALVPAVLGYTLYNYSLKWIIAPRVSVIQLGEALLASIMAAVLFVEFPSALIFVGGGLVLLGIYLAMKNGRAQRT; this is translated from the coding sequence GTGGCGGCCGAGATGCGCAAGGCCTACATGGCGCTGGTGGCCGGCGTCATCTGCTTCTCCTTCTCTTCCATCCTCATCCGTTATTCCGAAGCCCCGGCACCGGCGATAGCGGCCTACCGCATGCTCCTGGCCTCGCTCATCATCGCGCCCTTGGCCTTGATCCGGTCACGCAAGGAGATCGCCTCGCTGCAGCGGCGCGATCTACTCTTCCTTCTGGCCGCGGGCTGTGTCTTCGCCCTCCATTTCCTCTTCTTCGTCAGCGCGGTGAAGATGACCTCTGTGGCCAGTGCGACCATCCTCATCAACGCCCACCCCATCATCGTGGTCATCCTGGCCTTCGCCACCCTCCATGAAGGCTCAAAGTACACCACCGCCGGGGCGGTAGTGGGTGTACTGGGCATCTGCGCCATCTCCATCGCCGACATGGGCAGCAACAACCTCCTCGGCGATGTCCTGGCGATATTGGGGGCGGGCATGGAGGCGGTCTACATCATCCTGACCCGCTTCATGAGACGGCGCATCGGCATCTTCGCCTTCGTGCTCATCGTGAACTTCGTCTGCGCCCTGACGCTGATAGGCATCTGCATCGGTGGGGGAGTGCCCCTCTGGCCCTATTCCGAGCGGGAGCTGCTCATCTTCCTAGGAATGGCCTTGGTGCCGGCGGTGCTCGGCTACACGCTCTACAATTACTCCTTGAAATGGATCATCGCGCCCAGGGTGAGCGTCATCCAGCTGGGAGAGGCTCTCCTGGCTTCCATCATGGCCGCCGTGCTCTTCGTGGAATTCCCCTCCGCCCTCATCTTCGTCGGAGGAGGCCTGGTATTGCTGGGCATCTATCTGGCAATGAAGAACGGCCGAGCTCAGCGAACCTGA
- the carB gene encoding carbamoyl-phosphate synthase large subunit — translation MSPPPQGAKLMVIGSGPIVIGQAAEFDFSGSQACRSLREEGYQTVLVNSNPATIQTDLSTADIVYVEPLDVETITEIIAKEKVYGILSGMGGQTALNLCSELADQGILDRLDVRLLGTQPEAIALSEDRELFKQTMIKIGEPIPKSKAVHSIEEAKEAVREIGAYPVLIRPGYTLGGTGGGIAHDEEELEEICGRGLIYSRIRQVLIEESVLGWKEYEYEVMRDRKDNCVIICNMENLDPMGVHTGESIVIAPSQTLNDVDHQRLRSASIKIIRALKIEGGCNVQFALHPETREYRVIEVNPRVSRSSALASKATGYPIARVAAKIAVGKTLDEIPNRITGKTYAAFEPTLDYVVLKIPRWPFDKFRTVDKRLGTQMKSTGEVMAIGRTIEESIMKAVRSLEIDKMDLEAEQWNEAELEEELRTPTDKRLFAIAEAVRRKMSMEHIAGLTKWDPFFLLKIKNIVDMERALRESTSLDLKLLRAAKRMGFPDETIAALTKVPPDHVRGGRIIAGILPTYKMVDTCAAEFEAETPYFYSTYESSCEAKPSKNRKVVIVGAGPIRIGQGIEFDYCCVHGVMALQEEGVDAIVINNNPETVSTDYDISDRLYFEPLTLEDVLNVIEKEDADGVIVQYGGQTSVNLAVPLEEALKGHKCKVLGTSPDMIDVAEDRKRWTTLMNELGIRQPQSGTGFSADDVKAVASRIGYPVLLRPSYVLGGRGMEIVYNEEELLTYVSTAVKVSKNHPVLIDKYLSHAIEMDVDVVADGQDIFIGGIMEHIEEAGVHSGDATMVLPPQTISKEMIQRIIDITDKTAHALQVVGLMNLQLAIKDNEVYMLEANPRASRTVPFVSKAIGIPLAKVATKVMLGRSLKEQGLVGMARFESVAVKASVFPFLKLPGVDSILGPEMKSTGEVMGIDRDYAAAVYKALKAAGQKLPLKGSVYMTIAEADKPAILPVAKHLRSLGFRIYATKGTSTFLRNNGLETTTVYTIREKLQPDALGLMRRGEIDLIINTPTNNSGARRDGYMMRRLAVELQIPFITTVQGAKVTTEAIQRAREGNLSVQDLQYYHDLNSQVR, via the coding sequence ATGAGCCCCCCACCCCAAGGAGCCAAGCTCATGGTCATCGGGTCCGGACCCATCGTCATCGGCCAGGCGGCGGAGTTCGATTTCTCCGGTTCTCAAGCCTGTCGTTCTCTGAGAGAGGAAGGCTACCAGACGGTCCTGGTCAATTCCAACCCGGCCACCATTCAGACCGACCTGAGCACCGCGGACATTGTGTACGTGGAGCCTTTGGACGTGGAGACCATCACCGAGATCATCGCCAAGGAGAAGGTGTACGGCATCCTCTCCGGCATGGGCGGGCAGACGGCCCTGAACCTGTGCTCTGAGCTGGCGGACCAAGGCATCCTGGATAGATTGGATGTCAGGCTCCTGGGCACGCAGCCGGAGGCCATAGCCCTCTCCGAGGACCGGGAGCTTTTCAAGCAGACCATGATCAAGATCGGCGAGCCGATACCGAAGAGCAAGGCCGTGCACTCCATCGAGGAGGCGAAGGAGGCCGTTAGAGAGATCGGCGCATACCCCGTGCTCATCCGCCCCGGCTACACGCTCGGAGGAACGGGCGGTGGCATCGCCCATGACGAAGAGGAATTGGAGGAGATCTGCGGTCGCGGGCTGATCTACTCCCGCATACGCCAGGTGCTCATCGAGGAGAGCGTGCTCGGCTGGAAGGAGTATGAGTACGAGGTCATGCGGGACAGGAAAGACAACTGCGTCATCATCTGCAACATGGAGAACCTAGACCCCATGGGCGTGCATACTGGCGAGAGCATAGTCATCGCGCCTTCGCAGACGCTGAACGACGTCGATCACCAGCGGCTGAGAAGCGCCTCCATCAAGATCATCCGCGCCCTGAAGATCGAGGGCGGCTGCAATGTGCAGTTCGCCCTCCATCCTGAGACCCGCGAATACCGCGTCATCGAGGTCAATCCGAGGGTCTCGCGATCCTCCGCTCTGGCCTCGAAGGCGACCGGCTATCCCATCGCCCGGGTGGCGGCCAAGATCGCCGTCGGCAAGACCCTGGACGAGATCCCGAACCGCATCACCGGCAAGACCTACGCCGCCTTCGAGCCCACGCTCGACTACGTGGTCCTCAAGATACCTCGTTGGCCGTTCGACAAATTCCGCACCGTCGACAAACGCCTCGGCACCCAGATGAAATCCACCGGCGAGGTGATGGCCATCGGCCGCACCATCGAGGAATCGATCATGAAGGCGGTCCGCTCGCTGGAGATCGACAAGATGGACCTGGAGGCCGAGCAGTGGAACGAGGCGGAGCTGGAAGAGGAGCTCAGAACGCCCACGGACAAGCGGCTGTTCGCCATAGCGGAGGCGGTGCGGCGGAAAATGAGCATGGAGCACATCGCCGGCCTCACGAAATGGGACCCCTTCTTCCTGCTCAAGATCAAGAACATCGTGGACATGGAACGAGCGCTCCGGGAATCGACCAGCCTGGACCTCAAGCTGCTGCGCGCCGCCAAAAGAATGGGCTTTCCCGATGAGACCATCGCCGCCCTGACCAAAGTGCCGCCCGACCATGTGCGCGGAGGCAGAATCATCGCTGGCATCTTGCCCACGTACAAGATGGTGGACACCTGCGCCGCCGAGTTCGAGGCGGAGACGCCCTACTTCTATTCCACCTACGAGTCGAGCTGCGAGGCCAAGCCCTCCAAGAATAGGAAGGTGGTCATCGTCGGCGCAGGACCGATACGCATCGGGCAAGGGATCGAGTTCGATTACTGCTGCGTGCATGGCGTGATGGCGCTCCAGGAGGAGGGCGTGGACGCCATCGTCATCAACAACAACCCGGAGACCGTCTCCACCGACTATGACATCTCCGACCGGCTGTACTTCGAACCGCTGACCCTGGAGGACGTCCTCAACGTCATCGAGAAGGAGGACGCGGACGGCGTCATCGTGCAATACGGGGGGCAGACCTCCGTAAACCTGGCGGTGCCGCTGGAGGAAGCGCTCAAGGGACACAAGTGCAAGGTCCTAGGCACCAGCCCGGACATGATTGATGTGGCCGAGGACCGCAAGCGCTGGACGACGCTCATGAACGAGCTCGGAATCCGACAACCGCAATCAGGCACGGGATTCTCCGCCGACGACGTCAAGGCGGTCGCCTCGAGAATCGGTTATCCTGTGTTATTGCGCCCTTCGTACGTGCTCGGGGGCAGGGGCATGGAGATCGTCTACAACGAGGAGGAACTGCTGACCTACGTGTCCACGGCGGTCAAGGTCTCCAAGAACCATCCGGTGCTCATCGACAAGTACCTCTCCCACGCCATCGAGATGGACGTGGATGTCGTGGCCGACGGCCAGGACATCTTCATCGGGGGCATCATGGAGCACATCGAGGAGGCGGGCGTGCATTCGGGCGATGCCACCATGGTCCTGCCCCCGCAGACGATCTCCAAGGAGATGATCCAGAGGATCATCGATATCACGGACAAGACCGCCCACGCGCTCCAGGTCGTAGGCCTGATGAATCTGCAGTTGGCCATCAAGGACAACGAGGTCTACATGCTGGAGGCGAACCCCAGGGCATCTCGCACCGTGCCTTTCGTCTCCAAGGCCATTGGCATTCCGCTGGCCAAGGTGGCCACCAAGGTCATGCTGGGCAGATCGCTCAAAGAGCAGGGCCTGGTCGGCATGGCCAGATTCGAGAGCGTGGCCGTCAAAGCAAGCGTGTTCCCGTTCCTCAAGCTGCCGGGAGTGGACTCCATCCTCGGCCCGGAGATGAAGTCCACCGGCGAGGTCATGGGCATTGACCGCGATTACGCGGCAGCGGTCTACAAGGCCCTCAAGGCCGCAGGCCAGAAGCTGCCTTTGAAGGGGAGCGTCTATATGACCATCGCGGAGGCGGACAAACCTGCCATCTTGCCGGTCGCCAAGCACCTGCGGTCGCTGGGCTTCAGGATCTATGCCACCAAGGGAACATCCACATTCCTGCGCAACAACGGACTGGAGACGACCACGGTCTACACCATCCGGGAGAAGCTGCAGCCTGATGCGCTGGGCCTCATGCGACGGGGCGAGATCGACCTCATCATCAACACCCCCACCAACAACTCCGGCGCTCGACGAGACGGGTACATGATGCGCCGCCTGGCCGTGGAACTGCAGATACCGTTCATCACCACCGTGCAGGGAGCGAAGGTCACCACCGAAGCGATCCAGAGGGCCAGGGAGGGCAACCTGAGCGTGCAGGACCTGCAATACTATCATGACCTCAACTCTCAGGTTCGCTGA
- the carA gene encoding glutamine-hydrolyzing carbamoyl-phosphate synthase small subunit — MLEDGTIVEGTGFGSEHTVFGEVVFNTGMAGYQESLTDPSYRGQILMMAYPLIGNYGVNHLDYESNRVQVSGYVVREKCLEPSGMYGGDKLDHFLKKGNVPGISELDTRSLIIKIREQGTPRGAICFEEDLDKVLKKVQSMPFPSESNLVEEVSTKEVLHYQQEGAKEVVLIDCGTKSNIIRELRKRFSLTVVPYDTEPSFFRDNEVDGVVLSNGPGDPAHPIIQETTVRTLKAIKEDYPIMGVCFGNQLIARAFGGSTYKLKFGHRGVNQPVKYKGRVYITSQNHGFAVDPKTLPSELEVSMTNVNDGTVEGLKHKELPIFSAQYHPEASPGPKDTSFLFDEFARLLEVRR; from the coding sequence GTGCTCGAAGATGGGACGATTGTGGAGGGCACGGGATTTGGTTCGGAGCACACCGTTTTCGGCGAGGTCGTTTTCAATACCGGGATGGCGGGATACCAAGAGAGCCTTACCGATCCTTCCTACCGAGGGCAGATACTCATGATGGCGTATCCGCTCATAGGCAACTATGGCGTCAACCACCTCGACTACGAGTCGAACCGGGTGCAGGTCTCAGGCTACGTGGTGAGGGAGAAGTGCCTGGAACCGAGCGGCATGTACGGCGGGGACAAGCTCGACCACTTCCTCAAGAAGGGAAATGTGCCAGGCATCTCGGAGCTGGACACCCGGTCCCTCATCATCAAGATACGCGAACAGGGAACTCCCCGAGGAGCGATCTGCTTCGAGGAGGACTTGGACAAGGTGCTGAAGAAAGTGCAGAGCATGCCCTTCCCCTCCGAATCGAACCTGGTGGAGGAGGTGAGCACCAAGGAGGTCCTGCACTATCAACAGGAGGGCGCGAAGGAGGTCGTGCTCATCGACTGCGGCACCAAGTCGAACATCATCCGCGAACTGCGCAAGCGGTTCTCGCTGACGGTCGTTCCTTATGACACAGAACCTTCCTTCTTCCGTGATAACGAGGTCGATGGCGTGGTGCTCTCCAACGGGCCAGGCGACCCAGCTCATCCGATCATCCAAGAGACCACGGTAAGGACGCTCAAGGCGATCAAGGAGGACTATCCGATCATGGGCGTGTGCTTCGGCAACCAGCTCATCGCCCGTGCCTTCGGCGGTTCGACCTACAAGCTCAAGTTCGGACATCGAGGGGTGAACCAGCCAGTGAAGTACAAGGGAAGGGTGTACATCACCTCTCAGAATCACGGCTTCGCGGTCGACCCCAAGACCTTGCCCAGCGAGCTCGAGGTCAGCATGACCAACGTGAACGATGGCACGGTGGAAGGGCTCAAGCACAAGGAGCTGCCGATATTCTCCGCCCAATATCATCCGGAAGCGTCCCCCGGTCCCAAGGACACCTCGTTCCTCTTCGACGAGTTCGCCCGCCTGCTGGAGGTGAGGAGATGA
- a CDS encoding mRNA surveillance protein pelota: protein MRLLHQDTRTGEIKFQIDNMDDLWHLYNIIDIGDLVLAVTFRREEQKSDKVRSERGEKKRVFLGIRVEKVEFHEFDSRLRITGVIEQGPQDLGSHHTLNLEEGDSISVIKSEWRPATLERVKRAVEDSKRPTIVFVAIENDEATIAVLRQYGIQNLATIHGPSGGKMYEQKEDSNFLGEVLEKVKQVASEGVPIVILGPGFAKEYLLSRGKEKESELFKKAFLYHTGQAGMAGIHELMKKGIGAEVLEGSRVAQETNEVEKVLEEIAKGGPVAYGPKEVQEAAMAGAIITLLVLEPLLREKDLDPLLKSVEAARGSIMVVSEHHEAGKKLDALGGIAALLRFRIGA from the coding sequence ATGCGCCTCTTGCACCAGGACACCCGAACCGGGGAGATCAAGTTCCAGATCGACAACATGGACGATCTCTGGCACCTCTACAACATCATCGATATAGGTGACCTGGTGCTGGCCGTCACCTTCCGACGGGAGGAGCAGAAGTCCGACAAGGTTCGCTCGGAGCGGGGAGAGAAGAAGCGCGTGTTCCTGGGCATCAGGGTGGAGAAGGTGGAGTTTCACGAGTTCGATTCACGCCTTCGCATCACCGGGGTCATAGAACAGGGGCCGCAGGACCTGGGATCACATCACACCCTGAACCTCGAGGAGGGCGACTCGATATCGGTCATCAAATCGGAATGGAGGCCGGCGACGCTCGAGCGGGTGAAAAGGGCGGTGGAGGACTCCAAACGCCCCACCATCGTCTTCGTGGCCATCGAGAACGACGAGGCTACCATCGCGGTCCTGAGGCAGTACGGCATTCAGAACCTAGCTACCATCCACGGTCCTTCGGGCGGAAAGATGTACGAGCAGAAAGAGGACAGCAATTTCCTCGGCGAGGTCTTGGAGAAGGTCAAGCAGGTCGCCAGCGAGGGCGTGCCCATCGTTATCCTCGGCCCGGGGTTCGCCAAGGAGTACCTGTTGTCCAGAGGGAAGGAGAAGGAATCGGAGCTGTTCAAGAAGGCTTTTCTCTACCACACCGGCCAGGCGGGAATGGCCGGCATCCATGAGCTCATGAAGAAGGGCATCGGAGCGGAGGTGCTCGAAGGCTCCCGGGTGGCGCAGGAGACGAACGAGGTGGAGAAGGTCCTGGAGGAGATCGCCAAAGGGGGACCGGTTGCCTACGGCCCAAAGGAAGTGCAGGAGGCCGCCATGGCCGGGGCGATAATCACGCTCCTGGTCCTCGAGCCCCTGCTCAGGGAGAAGGACCTCGATCCTCTGCTGAAGTCCGTGGAGGCGGCCCGAGGCTCGATTATGGTGGTCAGCGAGCACCACGAAGCAGGGAAGAAGCTGGATGCGCTTGGAGGAATTGCGGCCCTGTTGAGGTTCAGGATCGGCGCTTAG
- the nifV gene encoding homocitrate synthase, protein MGAEMKDSQKILAKLSKNPVNVCDTTLRDGEQAAGIVFANIEKVRIARMLDEIGVPQIEAGIPAMGGDEKRVIKEIAKLGLSASVLGWNRASLEDIAHSIDCDVDSVAVSMSSSDIHIEHKLMKSREWVLQRITEAIEYAKAHGLYVSCNAEDASRADRDFLILFARTAKEAGADRVRYCDTLGIMEPLRTYKIIKDIIDTVDVPIEMHTHNDFGMATANAIAGVQAGATFLSTTIMGIGERTGNSPLEEVVMASKYVLNLETGVETARFREIAEYVARASGRVIPEWKPIVGSNCFVHEAGIHADGVLKCASNYEAFSPESVGLERRISIGKHSGRHTVKSILAKHGFEVDDDAAGKILEMVRSSSIALKRALTEKELVYLYQDWKDEAQRLE, encoded by the coding sequence ATGGGAGCGGAGATGAAGGACAGCCAGAAGATCCTTGCCAAGCTGAGCAAGAACCCAGTGAACGTCTGCGACACCACCCTGAGGGATGGAGAGCAGGCGGCCGGGATCGTCTTTGCCAACATCGAGAAGGTGCGCATCGCCCGCATGCTGGATGAGATCGGGGTGCCCCAGATAGAAGCGGGCATACCGGCCATGGGCGGGGATGAGAAGAGAGTGATCAAGGAGATCGCCAAGCTTGGCCTGAGCGCATCCGTGCTAGGCTGGAATCGTGCTTCGCTCGAGGACATCGCCCACAGCATCGATTGCGATGTTGATTCCGTGGCGGTCTCCATGTCCTCTTCGGACATCCACATCGAGCACAAGCTCATGAAGTCCCGCGAATGGGTGCTGCAGAGGATCACCGAGGCCATCGAGTACGCCAAGGCGCATGGCCTGTACGTCTCCTGCAACGCGGAGGACGCATCCAGAGCGGATCGCGATTTCCTTATCCTGTTCGCCCGCACCGCCAAGGAGGCGGGAGCGGACCGAGTGCGTTACTGCGACACCCTGGGGATCATGGAGCCGCTGCGCACCTACAAGATCATCAAGGACATCATCGACACGGTCGACGTTCCGATTGAGATGCACACCCACAACGATTTCGGCATGGCGACCGCCAACGCCATCGCAGGCGTCCAGGCCGGAGCCACGTTCCTCAGCACCACCATCATGGGCATCGGCGAGCGCACCGGCAATTCCCCTCTAGAGGAGGTGGTCATGGCGTCCAAGTACGTCCTAAACCTGGAGACGGGTGTGGAGACGGCCCGCTTCCGGGAGATCGCCGAGTACGTCGCTCGCGCCTCGGGACGCGTGATACCGGAATGGAAGCCCATCGTCGGTTCGAACTGCTTCGTGCACGAGGCCGGGATCCATGCTGATGGCGTACTCAAGTGCGCCTCCAACTACGAGGCGTTCTCGCCCGAGTCCGTGGGATTGGAAAGGCGCATCTCCATCGGCAAGCATTCCGGCCGTCACACGGTAAAAAGCATTCTGGCCAAGCATGGCTTCGAGGTCGACGACGATGCTGCGGGCAAGATACTGGAGATGGTGCGTTCCAGCTCCATCGCCCTCAAGCGCGCTTTGACGGAGAAGGAGCTCGTTTACCTCTATCAAGATTGGAAGGATGAGGCGCAGAGATTGGAGTGA
- a CDS encoding 3-isopropylmalate dehydratase large subunit, which produces MGTIAENILTNHAGKELHAGDIVVVPVDFMMSQDGTTPLTIKAFKEMNGEAIFDPSRYAIVIDHNAPSPLESVSNIHKEMREFASEQGVRLFDVGEGVCHVLIPESGQALPGSLIIGADSHTTTYGALNAFSTGVGSTDLAAALISGKTWMKVPSTIKTQYDGSLPKGVYSKDIALRMCAKLTANGATYKALEICGEVIDSLSVEARMTISNLAVETGAKAGMMRCDQKVEAYLEGRAKRRFQGVDADDDAKYEKVIKENVSKLSPQIACPPDVDNVVQIEKVLGKEIDQVYIGTCTNGRIEDLMIAASILNKNKVAKGVRLIVAPASREVMMAAMECGALQKLVKAGAAVTTPSCGPCVGTCNGIPSDDEVVLSTANRNFKGRMGNTKASIFLCSPATAAYSAIKGFIADPREVLE; this is translated from the coding sequence ATGGGAACCATCGCAGAGAACATACTCACCAACCACGCGGGGAAGGAGCTGCACGCCGGGGACATCGTGGTGGTCCCGGTGGACTTCATGATGAGCCAGGACGGCACCACGCCGCTCACGATCAAGGCGTTCAAGGAGATGAACGGAGAGGCGATATTCGATCCCTCCCGGTACGCCATCGTCATCGATCACAACGCGCCCTCGCCTCTGGAATCGGTATCTAACATTCATAAGGAGATGCGGGAGTTCGCCTCGGAGCAAGGGGTGAGGCTCTTCGATGTGGGCGAAGGGGTATGCCACGTTCTCATCCCTGAATCGGGCCAGGCTCTTCCGGGCAGCCTCATCATCGGCGCGGACTCGCACACCACCACCTACGGCGCATTGAACGCCTTCTCCACCGGGGTGGGCTCGACCGATCTGGCGGCCGCGCTCATCTCTGGCAAGACCTGGATGAAGGTGCCTTCGACCATCAAGACGCAGTACGACGGCTCGCTGCCCAAGGGCGTCTACTCCAAGGACATCGCGCTGCGGATGTGCGCCAAGCTAACAGCGAACGGCGCCACCTACAAAGCCTTGGAGATATGTGGCGAGGTCATCGACTCGCTCTCCGTGGAAGCGAGGATGACCATCTCCAATCTGGCCGTGGAGACCGGAGCCAAAGCGGGAATGATGCGCTGCGACCAGAAGGTCGAGGCGTATCTGGAGGGCCGCGCCAAGCGCCGTTTCCAGGGCGTGGACGCAGATGACGACGCGAAGTACGAGAAGGTCATCAAGGAGAACGTATCCAAGCTCTCCCCTCAGATCGCCTGCCCGCCCGACGTGGATAACGTAGTCCAGATCGAGAAGGTGCTGGGGAAGGAGATCGACCAGGTGTACATAGGAACGTGCACCAACGGTCGCATCGAGGACCTGATGATCGCCGCCAGCATCCTTAACAAGAACAAGGTGGCGAAAGGTGTCCGCTTGATAGTCGCTCCCGCGTCTCGGGAAGTCATGATGGCGGCCATGGAATGCGGCGCGCTGCAAAAGCTGGTGAAGGCAGGAGCGGCCGTCACCACTCCTTCCTGCGGACCGTGCGTCGGCACATGCAACGGCATTCCCTCGGACGATGAGGTCGTTCTATCGACAGCCAATCGCAACTTCAAGGGGCGCATGGGCAACACAAAAGCCTCTATCTTCCTTTGCTCGCCTGCCACCGCTGCCTACTCGGCCATCAAAGGGTTCATAGCCGACCCGAGGGAGGTGCTGGAATGA
- a CDS encoding 3-isopropylmalate dehydratase, translated as MKDLFGRAHKFGDNVNTDYIIAGKYKFKSLDMNDMAKHLMEDLRPGFYDEIEDGDFIVAGENFGMGSSREQAPLVIRAAGINAVIAKSFARIFYRNCINIGLPVIECDTDDIDEEDELRIDLERGFVHSVTKDTRLKATPLPPVMVKILNDGGLAEHFKKHGGFNLE; from the coding sequence ATGAAAGACCTCTTCGGCCGGGCGCACAAGTTCGGGGACAACGTGAACACGGACTATATCATCGCGGGAAAGTACAAATTCAAGTCGCTGGACATGAACGACATGGCCAAGCATCTGATGGAGGACCTCCGTCCCGGCTTCTACGATGAGATAGAGGACGGTGATTTCATCGTGGCGGGGGAGAACTTCGGCATGGGCTCGTCCCGCGAACAAGCGCCGCTGGTGATCAGGGCCGCGGGAATCAACGCGGTCATAGCCAAGTCCTTCGCGCGCATCTTCTACCGCAACTGCATCAATATCGGTCTTCCAGTCATAGAATGTGACACCGACGATATCGATGAGGAGGACGAGCTGCGCATCGACCTGGAGAGGGGTTTCGTGCACAGCGTGACCAAGGACACCAGGCTGAAAGCGACCCCCTTGCCTCCGGTGATGGTCAAGATCCTCAACGACGGCGGGCTGGCGGAGCATTTCAAGAAGCACGGCGGTTTCAATCTGGAGTGA